In Nymphaea colorata isolate Beijing-Zhang1983 chromosome 3, ASM883128v2, whole genome shotgun sequence, a genomic segment contains:
- the LOC116251354 gene encoding NDR1/HIN1-like protein 13 yields the protein MEPSSTKTDPNYNLPHPGRTSFFTWVMAIACAFIWLVVIVAGVIVLVIYLVFHPTEPKVDIASGTLNALYVDGGTFLNADLTLLMNLTNHNSKVHIKFQSISFTLLFDKVLIATRAVEPFAMGSHESALANVEFVTSAVYLSPNEVQELQNEVKNNRVRLKVVGAFETGFKLGRLRRVYRWTFWQCNLAFADPPSGALVTPLNCRS from the coding sequence ATGGAGCCGTCTTCAACCAAAACAGATCCTAATTATAACTTGCCTCACCCAGGCCGAACCAGCTTCTTCACTTGGGTCATGGCCATAGCCTGCGCCTTCATCTGGCTCGTCGTCATCGTCGCCGGCGTCATCGTCCTCGTGATCTACCTCGTGTTTCACCCCACCGAACCGAAGGTGGACATCGCCTCCGGCACTCTCAACGCCCTCTACGTCGACGGCGGCACGTTCCTCAATGCAGACCTCACCCTCCTCATGAACCTCACCAATCACAACTCGAAAGTTCATATCAAGTTCCAGTCCATTTCCTTCACCCTCTTATTCGATAAAGTACTAATAGCGACGCGCGCCGTCGAGCCGTTCGCCATGGGGAGCCACGAATCGGCCCTCGCAAACGTCGAGTTCGTGACGAGTGCTGTGTACCTCAGCCCGAATGAGGTGCAGGAGCTGCAAAATGAGGTGAAGAACAACAGGGTCAGGTTGAAAGTGGTGGGTGCGTTCGAGACCGGTTTCAAGCTGGGGAGGTTAAGGAGAGTGTACCGTTGGACATTCTGGCAATGCAACCTGGCTTTCGCAGACCCACCTAGTGGTGCCCTTGTAACTCCTCTCAACTGTCGCTCATGA
- the LOC116250997 gene encoding protein E6-like: MAASQTQFFLFTFLLIAVSLQAQARESRFFSKTTPFEQPRQGEDLPQQQQEVQSEFTPLSSFKETSLSEENQNGHGLYSHEPTQFPPTTTTTTPTTTNPETQFTPIDYTSFKTTTNEYNSFDSKDVNTGFSGYGMSDTRLLEKGKYFYDIQKEGYQKDFPYQKGTSGSGFEYPTANRYGGYGSEKYEGYENTYGGYNGNQNRYGGYGGNENFNGGYGGKENEKGYVEPNNFYNEYKNDEFIP; this comes from the coding sequence ATGGCTGCCTCTCAGACCCAATTCTTCCTCTTCACCTTCCTCCTGATTGCCGTCTCCCTCCAAGCCCAGGCAAGGGAGAGCCGCTTCTTCAGCAAGACCACACCCTTCGAGCAACCAAGGCAAGGAGAAGACCTGCCGCAACAGCAGCAGGAGGTTCAGAGCGAGTTCACTCCACTCTCTTCCTTCAAGGAGACCTCCCTATCAGAAGAAAACCAGAACGGCCATGGCCTCTACAGCCACGAGCCCACCCAATTCcctcccaccaccaccaccaccactccCACCACCACCAATCCTGAAACCCAGTTTACTCCCATCGACTACACCTCCTTCAAGACGACCACCAACGAGTACAACAGCTTCGACAGCAAGGACGTCAACACTGGATTCTCCGGCTACGGCATGAGCGACACCAGGCTCCTCGAGAAAGGCAAGTACTTCTATGACATTCAGAAGGAAGGATATCAGAAGGACTTCCCTTATCAGAAGGGAACTTCTGGCTCTGGTTTCGAGTACCCAACAGCGAACAGATATGGAGGATATGGCAGTGAGAAGTATGAAGGATACGAGAACACATATGGAGGATACAATGGTAACCAGAACAGATATGGAGGATACGGTGGCAATGAGAACTTCAATGGAGGTTATGGCGGCAAAGAGAATGAGAAGGGCTACGTTGAGCCTAACAACTTCTACAACGAGTACAAGAACGACGAATTCATTCCTTAG
- the LOC116251012 gene encoding protein E6-like: MASSHLHFFLIFTFLLIATSLNQTQARESRFFSKSTPYDQPTQGEEQQKQEEKVDFTPLSAFKESSSPSQENQSGHGLYGHDPTQFPPTTTTTMNPETESAPLDLSSFRTAANEYNSFASKDLNSGFSGFGMSDTRLLENGKYFYDLQKEGYQNGFPDNRGTSGSGFQYPTENRYGGYGNENRYEGYENRYGGYNGNQNRYGGYGSNEENRYGGYSRNQNGYYLNNYYNQEEQDMFIP; encoded by the coding sequence ATGGCTTCCTCTCACCTCCACTTCTTCCTGATCTTCACCTTCCTCCTGATTGCCACCTCCCTGAACCAAACCCAGGCAAGGGAGAGCCGCTTCTTCAGCAAGTCCACGCCCTACGACCAACCAACTCAAGGTGAAGAGCaacaaaagcaagaagagaAGGTCGACTTCACCCCCCTCTCTGCCTTCAAGGAGAGCTCCTCCCCATCACAGGAAAACCAGAGCGGCCATGGCCTCTACGGCCACGATCCCACCCAATTCcctcccaccaccaccaccaccatgaaCCCTGAAACCGAGTCGGCTCCCCTTGATCTCAGCTCTTTCAGGACAGCCGCCAACGAGTACAACAGCTTCGCCAGCAAGGACCTCAACTCTGGCTTCTCCGGCTTTGGCATGAGCGACACCCGGCTCCTGGAGAACGGCAAGTACTTCTATGACCTTCAGAAGGAAGGATATCAAAATGGCTTCCCTGATAACAGGGGAACTTCTGGTTCTGGTTTTCAGTACCCAACTGAGAACAGATATGGAGGTTATGGCAATGAGAACAGATATGAAGGATATGAGAACAGATACGGAGGATACAATGGTAACCAGAACAGATATGGAGGATACGGTAGTAATGAGGAGAACAGATATGGAGGCTATAGCCGCAATCAGAATGGCTACTATCTGAACAACTACTACAACCAGGAGGAACAAGACATGTTTATTCCTTAG
- the LOC116251456 gene encoding rhodanese-like domain-containing protein 11, chloroplastic yields MTRALSLALPHGLAVHDHRSFQGRPLAFAGFVSVPATLRKTSHCKTHFKHSREIRMQMGGEDDESVRQMKEMAAAKKRWEALVRQGKVVALSTKEAGYAVQLSNKALLDVRPSVEHKKAWVKGSTWIPLFDVDDKVDVGTLSRKMSNFLMGGWWSGAPTLVYQTDFIGKVEETFPKDADLIVACQKGLRSLAACEQLYNAGYRKLFWIQGGLESAEDGDFEREGPQPFKFAAIGGVSEFLGWTDQQRAAAAKEGWGYRFIFSARLVGLFLLADALFIGVQQAGSFLQDLRAPH; encoded by the exons ATGACTCGAGCTCTGAGTCTCGCCCTTCCACATGGTCTTGCCGTTCACGACCATCGAAGCTTCCAAGGGCGCCCCCTGGCCTTTGCGGGATTCGTTTCCGTCCCTGCAACTCTCAGGAAGACGTCTCACTGCAAAACCCATTTCAAG CATTCAAGGGAGATACGGATGCAGATGGGTGGGGAGGACGACGAGTCAGTGAGGCAAATGAAGGAGATGGCTGCGGCAAAGAAGAGATGGGAAGCATTG GTCAGGCAAGGTAAAGTTGTAGCTCTTTCAACCAAGGAAGCTGGGTATGCAGTCCAATTGTCAAATAAAGCTCTTCTCGATGTTCGTCCTTCAGTAGAACACAAGAAG GCCTGGGTCAAGGGATCTACTTGGATACCACTATTTGACGTGGATGACAAAGTGGATGTAGGAACATTATCCAGAAAGATGTCAAATTTTTTGATGG GAGGTTGGTGGAGTGGTGCTCCCACATTAGTCTATCAAAC TGACTTCATTGGAAAGGTGGAGGAGACGTTTCCTAAAGATGCCGATCTCATTGTTGCATGCCAGAAGGGGTTAAG ATCTCTTGCTGCTTGTGAACAACTATATAATGCAGGTTACAGAAAACTATTTTGGATTCAAGGTGGTCTCGAGTCTGCTGAGGATGGG GATTTTGAAAGGGAAGGTCCACAACCTTTTAAGTTTGCTGCAATTGGTGGAGTATCTGAATTTCTCGG TTGGACCGACCAGCAAAGGGCTGCAGCTGCAAAAGAAGGCTGGGGATATCGATTTATTTTCTCTGCAAGACTG GTTGGACTATTTCTACTTGCAGATGCCCTATTTATCGGTGTTCAGCAGGCTGGTAGTTTTCTTCAAGACCTGAGGGCTCCTCACTGA